The following proteins come from a genomic window of Rhizobium sp. 007:
- a CDS encoding ABC transporter ATP-binding protein yields MSELRIENLWKEYGDQIVLENVSLSVPSRAFVALVGPSGCGKSTFLRMLLGQEQPTRGRILLDGELLPAQPGPDRGVVFQRYSVFPHLTVLGNVLLGKELSGARYMAKLFGAARRNAIAEAQQLIGEVGLAGAEDKYPAQLSGGMQQRLALAQALIMKPKVMLLDEPFGALDPGIRAEIHILMKRLWHETQMTVVMVTHDMREAFTLASRVVAFERRRDRPEEKLRYGATITKDISIWPPRHAGAPSIFSPDRDGLVAYQGHCRDDLASSGETQP; encoded by the coding sequence ATGAGCGAACTCAGGATCGAAAATCTCTGGAAGGAATATGGCGACCAGATCGTGCTCGAGAACGTGTCGCTGAGCGTCCCCTCGCGCGCCTTCGTCGCACTTGTCGGGCCTTCCGGCTGCGGCAAGTCGACGTTCCTGCGTATGCTGCTCGGTCAGGAACAGCCGACCAGGGGCCGGATTTTGCTCGATGGCGAGCTTCTTCCGGCGCAGCCCGGCCCCGATCGGGGTGTCGTCTTCCAGCGCTATTCTGTCTTTCCGCATCTAACCGTGCTCGGCAATGTGCTACTCGGCAAGGAACTTTCCGGCGCGCGCTACATGGCGAAGCTCTTCGGAGCGGCGCGGCGCAATGCGATTGCCGAGGCGCAGCAATTGATCGGCGAAGTCGGCCTGGCCGGGGCGGAGGACAAATATCCGGCACAGCTTTCCGGGGGCATGCAGCAACGGCTGGCCCTTGCCCAGGCGCTAATCATGAAGCCCAAGGTAATGTTGCTTGACGAGCCATTCGGCGCGCTCGACCCGGGTATCCGCGCCGAGATCCACATACTGATGAAACGGCTCTGGCACGAAACGCAGATGACCGTCGTCATGGTGACCCATGACATGCGCGAGGCTTTCACGCTTGCAAGCCGCGTGGTCGCCTTCGAGCGGCGCCGCGATCGACCCGAGGAGAAGCTGCGCTACGGCGCGACCATCACTAAGGACATCTCAATCTGGCCGCCACGCCATGCCGGAGCGCCTTCGATCTTCAGCCCCGACCGGGACGGCCTGGTCGCTTACCAGGGGCATTGCCGGGACGACCTGGCTTCGTCAGGAGAAACCCAGCCATGA
- a CDS encoding aromatic ring-hydroxylating dioxygenase subunit alpha, with protein MRQNAMIDEWYPVGLFSQLDIDGRKTALMGEPIEVALDAHGNINVKSGDGRFLPVCLRYGHIWSSLGKPRTDLFPIPEADQPGRRFVDVGVARVRCSPLRAVENFLDIAHFPFVHTDILGAEPHTEVQDYKVEIRDEVDEVWATQVKFYQPQAAKSASGGITTEYMYRVPAPTCSVLYKTCPPRPGEWDVIALFVQPLAEDLCDVWPWMALFDDVTPMTDLIHFQQTIFLQDRSILENQIPRLLPLDPGMEIPTRADLTSIAYRRWLKRHHYTYGAQLVAQ; from the coding sequence ATGAGGCAAAACGCGATGATCGACGAGTGGTATCCCGTCGGTCTCTTCAGCCAGCTCGACATCGATGGGCGCAAGACCGCCCTGATGGGAGAGCCTATCGAAGTGGCGCTTGACGCCCACGGAAACATCAACGTGAAATCCGGCGACGGGCGCTTTCTCCCCGTTTGCCTCCGCTACGGCCACATCTGGTCCTCTCTCGGCAAACCTCGAACGGATCTTTTTCCGATTCCCGAGGCCGATCAGCCCGGCCGCCGGTTTGTCGATGTGGGTGTCGCTCGCGTGCGCTGCTCGCCGCTGCGCGCAGTGGAGAACTTTCTCGACATAGCGCACTTTCCCTTTGTGCACACCGACATCTTAGGCGCGGAGCCACACACCGAGGTTCAGGACTACAAGGTCGAAATCCGCGATGAAGTAGATGAGGTCTGGGCCACGCAGGTCAAATTCTACCAACCGCAGGCTGCCAAGTCGGCAAGCGGCGGCATCACGACCGAATACATGTACCGCGTGCCGGCGCCGACCTGCTCCGTCCTTTACAAGACCTGTCCGCCCCGCCCTGGTGAATGGGATGTCATCGCCCTCTTCGTCCAACCCCTCGCCGAAGACCTGTGCGACGTCTGGCCGTGGATGGCGCTCTTCGACGATGTCACGCCGATGACCGATCTCATTCACTTTCAGCAGACGATCTTCCTGCAGGACCGGTCCATTCTCGAAAACCAGATCCCCAGGCTCCTGCCCCTCGATCCCGGAATGGAAATCCCCACCAGAGCCGACCTGACTTCGATCGCTTACAGACGCTGGCTGAAACGCCACCACTACACCTATGGGGCACAATTGGTGGCGCAATGA
- a CDS encoding ABC transporter permease subunit, which yields MRWINIKPSRGAQFALMLIPFVLLIVAYAFGSAARLSENANDKLLPTLSGFAQAIERMAFIADQRTGDYLFWSDTWASLIRLFAGLGISTATALLIGMLIGMLPYLRALLAPFIAAVSMVPPLALLPILFIVMGLGETSKIALIVIGVAPTMIRDLALKALDLPREQVVKAETLGGSSWQIALRVVLPQILPRLIICLKLQLGPAWLFLIAAEAISSESGLGYRIFLVRRYLAMDVIFPYVVWITLLAVLTNYVLDRIRVAVFPWSELEKQG from the coding sequence ATGCGCTGGATCAATATCAAGCCAAGTCGGGGCGCGCAATTTGCCCTGATGCTGATACCCTTCGTGCTGCTGATCGTAGCCTATGCCTTCGGCTCGGCGGCGCGCCTGTCCGAGAATGCCAACGACAAGCTGCTGCCCACTCTCTCCGGCTTCGCCCAGGCGATCGAACGCATGGCCTTCATCGCGGATCAGCGTACCGGCGATTACCTGTTCTGGTCGGATACCTGGGCGAGCCTGATCCGGCTTTTCGCAGGCCTCGGCATCTCCACAGCGACAGCGCTGCTGATCGGAATGCTGATCGGCATGCTTCCGTATCTGCGGGCGCTCCTCGCTCCCTTCATCGCTGCCGTCTCTATGGTGCCGCCGCTGGCGCTGCTTCCGATCCTCTTTATCGTGATGGGTCTCGGCGAGACATCCAAGATCGCTCTTATCGTGATCGGCGTCGCGCCGACGATGATCCGCGACCTGGCGCTGAAGGCGCTGGACTTGCCGCGCGAGCAGGTCGTCAAGGCCGAGACGCTTGGCGGCTCCTCGTGGCAGATCGCCTTGCGCGTGGTTCTGCCGCAGATCCTGCCGCGGCTGATCATCTGCCTCAAGCTGCAGTTGGGGCCTGCCTGGCTCTTCCTGATCGCGGCCGAAGCGATTTCCTCGGAATCCGGCCTCGGCTACCGCATCTTCCTCGTCCGCCGCTATCTGGCGATGGACGTGATCTTTCCCTATGTCGTCTGGATCACGCTCCTCGCCGTCTTGACGAACTACGTCCTTGATCGCATCCGCGTCGCCGTCTTCCCCTGGTCCGAACTGGAGAAGCAGGGATGA
- a CDS encoding putative urea ABC transporter substrate-binding protein, translating to MQTFSKLLSITALTAYFILGLGPTVEAAQKTEFKVAWSIYVGWMPWGYAADHGIVKKWADKYGIKIDVTQFNDYVESMNQYTAGAFDAVTLTNMDGLSIPAAGGVDTTAVIVGDFSNGNDAVILKDKTSLADIKGQNVNLVEYSVSHYLLARALESIKLTERDVKVVNTSDADMVAAYKTPDVTSVVTWNPLVSSILEDPSAKKVFDSSQVPGEIIDLMVANTDVLKDNPNFGKALAGIWYETAALMEADTPDGKAARETMGSASGTDLKGFEAQIAATKLFAKPADAVAFTVSQSLPKTMDLVRNFLFEKGLLGNGAPSADVIGIEMPDGKILGDSGNVKLRFTETYMKAAADGTL from the coding sequence ATGCAGACTTTTTCGAAGCTTCTTTCCATCACCGCCTTGACCGCCTACTTCATCCTGGGCCTCGGCCCCACCGTTGAGGCTGCCCAAAAGACCGAGTTCAAGGTTGCATGGTCGATCTATGTGGGCTGGATGCCCTGGGGCTATGCTGCCGATCACGGCATCGTCAAGAAATGGGCCGATAAATACGGCATCAAGATCGATGTGACCCAGTTCAACGACTACGTCGAGTCGATGAACCAGTATACGGCCGGTGCCTTCGACGCCGTGACGCTCACCAACATGGATGGCCTTTCCATTCCGGCCGCCGGCGGCGTCGATACGACCGCCGTGATCGTCGGCGACTTCTCGAATGGCAATGACGCCGTAATTCTCAAGGACAAGACGAGCCTTGCCGATATCAAGGGCCAGAATGTCAATCTGGTCGAGTATTCCGTCTCGCATTACCTGCTTGCTCGCGCGCTCGAAAGCATCAAGCTGACAGAGCGCGACGTGAAGGTCGTCAATACGTCCGACGCCGACATGGTCGCCGCCTATAAGACGCCCGACGTCACCTCCGTCGTCACCTGGAATCCGCTGGTCTCCAGCATCCTTGAGGATCCTTCGGCCAAGAAGGTATTCGACAGTTCGCAGGTTCCTGGCGAAATCATCGACCTGATGGTCGCCAATACCGATGTGCTCAAGGACAATCCGAACTTCGGCAAGGCGCTGGCAGGCATCTGGTATGAGACCGCGGCGCTGATGGAGGCGGATACGCCGGACGGCAAGGCGGCCCGCGAGACGATGGGGTCGGCCTCCGGCACCGACCTTAAAGGTTTTGAGGCGCAGATCGCTGCGACCAAGCTCTTCGCCAAGCCCGCTGACGCCGTCGCCTTCACCGTGTCCCAGAGTCTTCCCAAGACGATGGATCTGGTGCGCAACTTCCTCTTCGAGAAGGGCCTGCTCGGCAACGGTGCGCCGTCGGCGGATGTCATCGGGATCGAAATGCCGGACGGCAAAATCCTCGGAGACAGCGGCAACGTCAAGCTGCGCTTCACCGAGACCTACATGAAGGCGGCCGCTGACGGGACGCTCTGA
- a CDS encoding acylphosphatase, which translates to MTDQHQSDFRERMTILGELDAASFLPWIRRHAAKLGLAQAIAHTSSDRVELDITGPVELIDMMEIGCLLGPIDVWVETIHRTPIDRGAG; encoded by the coding sequence ATGACGGACCAACATCAAAGCGACTTTCGGGAGCGAATGACGATCCTCGGCGAACTTGACGCCGCCTCCTTCCTTCCTTGGATCCGACGCCATGCCGCTAAGCTCGGGCTTGCGCAGGCGATCGCCCATACCAGTTCCGATCGGGTCGAGCTCGACATCACCGGGCCCGTGGAGCTGATCGACATGATGGAGATCGGATGTTTGCTCGGGCCTATCGATGTCTGGGTCGAGACGATACACCGCACACCAATCGACAGGGGAGCCGGCTGA
- a CDS encoding Hsp20 family protein, whose product MRNEFDFAPLYRSSIGFDRVFNLLNNAQRFQAVDTWPPYDIVKAGEDEYRITMAVAGFAEEDLSVTHERNVLVIAGAKPDKEDMQYLHHGIAGRSFERRFELADHVKVLGASLKNGLLSVELKREIPEEMKPRRIAIGTNEAKQAKEETGPLQIEGEKQVA is encoded by the coding sequence ATGAGAAACGAATTCGACTTCGCCCCGCTTTACCGGTCCAGCATCGGCTTTGACCGCGTCTTCAATCTCCTCAACAATGCGCAGCGATTTCAAGCTGTCGATACCTGGCCGCCTTACGATATCGTCAAGGCAGGCGAGGACGAGTACCGCATAACCATGGCAGTTGCAGGTTTCGCCGAGGAAGATCTGTCGGTCACACATGAGCGAAACGTGCTCGTTATTGCCGGTGCGAAGCCCGACAAGGAGGATATGCAATATCTGCATCACGGCATCGCCGGCCGATCATTCGAACGACGCTTCGAGCTTGCCGACCACGTCAAGGTGCTTGGTGCGAGCCTGAAGAACGGCCTTCTGTCGGTCGAGCTGAAACGCGAGATCCCCGAAGAGATGAAGCCGCGGCGCATTGCTATCGGAACGAATGAGGCCAAGCAGGCCAAAGAGGAGACTGGGCCGCTACAGATCGAAGGCGAAAAGCAGGTGGCTTGA
- a CDS encoding urea amidolyase associated protein UAAP1, which produces MTRVRRSPEEITANRARYEEHQKKGLEFAPKALPGASPLPAPGIAPDKIIHREVIPGGWYWSTHIKKHEAFRVSLDSGFSTISLIAWSTADTSERLNLPDTVKVQWTTALGKGRVIFSDMGRVMFSVTEDSSGAHDGLMGGSTFTSNAAKYGEGTRNTRDNLILLATKAGLDKRDIPPALALFAPVRVDRNGAFLWKPELLHEGDYVELRAEMDMIVGFSNCPHTLNPDTVYRPNPVTVTRIAATEPPSGDLCRTATAEAVRGFENNARAAV; this is translated from the coding sequence ATGACACGCGTCAGACGTTCGCCGGAAGAAATCACTGCCAACCGCGCGCGTTACGAGGAGCATCAGAAGAAGGGGCTCGAATTTGCACCCAAGGCACTGCCCGGTGCAAGCCCATTGCCGGCGCCCGGGATCGCGCCCGACAAGATCATCCACCGCGAGGTAATCCCGGGTGGCTGGTATTGGTCGACCCATATCAAGAAGCACGAGGCATTCCGTGTCAGCCTCGATAGCGGATTCTCGACCATTTCCCTCATCGCTTGGAGTACCGCCGACACCAGCGAGCGGTTGAACCTGCCCGATACAGTGAAGGTGCAGTGGACAACTGCTCTGGGGAAAGGCCGTGTGATTTTCTCTGACATGGGGCGGGTGATGTTTTCGGTGACGGAAGACTCGTCCGGCGCCCACGACGGGCTGATGGGCGGTTCCACATTCACGTCGAACGCCGCAAAATACGGAGAGGGGACACGCAACACCCGTGACAACCTGATCCTCCTTGCAACCAAAGCCGGGCTCGATAAACGCGACATTCCGCCGGCCCTTGCACTCTTTGCTCCGGTCCGCGTCGACCGGAACGGGGCATTTTTGTGGAAGCCGGAACTTCTGCACGAAGGCGATTATGTCGAGTTGCGCGCCGAGATGGATATGATCGTCGGCTTTTCCAACTGCCCCCATACGCTCAATCCGGACACGGTCTATCGACCCAACCCGGTGACCGTCACGCGTATCGCGGCGACCGAGCCCCCGAGCGGCGACCTTTGCCGGACTGCGACCGCCGAGGCTGTTCGCGGCTTTGAAAACAACGCGCGGGCAGCCGTGTGA
- a CDS encoding urea amidolyase associated protein UAAP2, whose translation MTDFIQTAPGRTLENAAQDHYIPAEAPFSAVVRKGQTIRIEDTYGQQAIDTLFYNAEDFSERYSNQDTMREQGAAYISTGTRIISNEGRVMLTMTADSCGRHDTSAGACSCESNTVRFGHGTKYLHACRDNFVLEVSKHGMSKRDVVPNINFFMNVPIEPSGEMTIVDGISAPGDYVELKAEMDVLLVISNCPQINNPCNGFDPTPIRVLVWDSEI comes from the coding sequence ATGACCGATTTCATTCAGACAGCGCCGGGCCGCACGCTCGAAAACGCCGCACAGGACCATTACATCCCGGCTGAGGCACCATTTTCGGCGGTGGTCCGGAAGGGCCAGACCATCCGTATCGAGGACACATACGGCCAACAGGCGATCGACACGCTGTTCTACAATGCCGAGGACTTTTCCGAGCGCTACTCCAACCAGGATACGATGCGCGAACAGGGTGCGGCCTATATTTCGACCGGCACGAGGATCATCTCCAATGAGGGCCGGGTGATGCTGACAATGACCGCCGACAGTTGCGGGCGCCACGATACGTCCGCTGGTGCCTGCTCCTGCGAGAGCAATACGGTACGCTTCGGCCACGGCACCAAATATCTCCATGCCTGCCGGGACAATTTCGTTCTTGAAGTCTCCAAGCACGGCATGAGCAAGCGCGATGTCGTCCCCAACATCAATTTCTTCATGAACGTCCCGATCGAGCCAAGCGGCGAGATGACGATCGTCGACGGGATCTCCGCGCCGGGTGACTATGTGGAACTGAAAGCGGAGATGGATGTTTTGCTCGTCATTTCCAATTGCCCGCAGATCAACAATCCCTGCAACGGTTTCGATCCAACCCCGATCCGGGTGCTGGTCTGGGACAGCGAGATCTGA
- a CDS encoding Rieske 2Fe-2S domain-containing protein has protein sequence MLSDTTGSWTPVALSADLPAGTVIPARTPAGPIALWRSQSGHVTASADRCPHRGMRLSHGFVRGEALSCIYHGWSYTRTGTCLRIPAHPGLTPPETIRLETQQVEESDGVIWVAAEQLIAGPPRLEGLVPLRSLVADAGTEAVEAAANGKAGPEGLVWHAQNSQTIRLLLVPQDNGQTLIHILLDNDSCLAARIAASRASETLRRMAEELQTKGKAS, from the coding sequence ATGCTGTCTGACACGACGGGCTCTTGGACGCCAGTCGCCCTGTCCGCGGATTTGCCAGCGGGAACCGTTATTCCGGCACGGACGCCAGCCGGGCCGATTGCTCTTTGGCGAAGTCAGTCGGGGCACGTGACAGCATCGGCAGACCGGTGTCCGCATCGCGGCATGCGCTTGTCTCACGGCTTCGTGCGTGGCGAGGCACTTTCGTGCATCTATCACGGCTGGAGCTACACCCGGACCGGAACCTGCCTGCGCATCCCGGCCCATCCAGGCCTCACGCCGCCCGAAACGATCCGCTTGGAGACGCAACAGGTCGAAGAGTCTGACGGCGTCATCTGGGTTGCCGCAGAGCAACTTATAGCTGGGCCCCCGCGGCTTGAAGGCCTTGTTCCATTGCGCTCCCTGGTGGCAGATGCCGGTACTGAGGCGGTCGAAGCTGCTGCGAACGGAAAGGCAGGCCCGGAAGGCCTTGTCTGGCATGCGCAGAATAGCCAGACGATCCGGCTGTTGCTCGTCCCGCAAGACAACGGCCAGACATTGATTCATATCCTGCTGGATAATGATAGCTGCCTGGCCGCGCGCATTGCCGCGTCACGGGCATCCGAAACTTTGCGGCGGATGGCCGAGGAGCTTCAGACGAAAGGGAAAGCGTCATGA